A stretch of DNA from Bremerella alba:
TCGGTGTGATGATCGTATAGCTCCACGCCATATTTGCCGTCGCTCCACTCGGTATAGCGGTATCGATCGGTGCGGATGCTGCACCCCATGACCATCTCTCCCAAGCGGTCGTCGGCCGGTCTAAGGACTTGCGTGATGGCTTGGCCGTTCCATTCTGCATGCGGATTATTGATCAATCGACGCAGGCTACGACCGGCCAGATTGTCCGGCGTCTCGACTCCCGCCAGATCGGCTACCGTCGGATAGATATCGACGAACTCAACAATTCGATCACAGGCTCCTTGCCGTTTCTGACCAGGAGCATGAACGATCAACGGAGCGCGAGCCGCTTGCTCGAACAGAGTACGCTTCTGCCAGATACCATCGTGCTCGCCCAGATGGTAACCATGATCGCTCCAGAAAACGACGATCGTATTCTCGGCGATCCCCAACTCGTTCAACGCCGACAGCAGACGGCCGATCTGGGCATCCACCATCGAGACACACGCGTAGTAGGCCTGCGTCGCCTTTAACAATGTCGGTTCGTCGAGACCATAGTTCGGCACGGGGCAATTGTGTGCCAGCGCGGCTGTAGGGATATCGTTGCGGTCATTCTCCGGGGCGTAAGGTAATCGCAAAGAATCGAGCGGGTACATCTCGAAAAACTCTTTGGGAGCCACGTAAGGCGTATGAGGTCGAAAGAAGCCCACGCCCAGAAAGAATGGTTCGTCCTTCTTTTCATGCATGATCTTGATTGCTTCGGTGGCAACCATGCCGTCGGTCTGCTCCTGGGCGGTCCCCTCGGCGGCTAACCAACTAAGGGCCCCGCTGATCTGGCGATGTGGTTCAGCATTGAAAATCTGCGCCTCTTCGGCCTTGTCACGTCCCTTGGGATTGATCGTTCTATCCCACGAAGGAGGATCGTCGAAGCCATCGGTTCCAATCGCTGCTGGCACGTTGTAGTGATAGATCTTTCCTACGCGTGCCGTGAAGTAGCCCGCTTTTTGAAAAGCCTGCGACAACGTCACCACATCGGGCACTTTGTCGCGGAAGTGACGGTCGAGATCATACACTTTGATCTGATCGGGCCGCAGTCCCGTCATTACCGATGCCCGAGTCGGATTGCATAGCGGCAATTGGTTATAAGCCCGCCGAAAGCACGTTCCCTCGGCTGCCAAGCGATCGATGTTCGGTGATTTCGCGACGACATCGCCATAACATCCAAGCGTGCAAGCCAAGTCGTCCACGGCAATGAACAACACATTCGGCTTGGCAGCATGGGCAGGCGCCCCGTGGAGAAGCAGAACAACCAGCGCACAAAGAACCGGTAAGGCAGAATGAACTGGTTTCATGATGGCTCTCGAAAAGATTTCGCCGCGAAAAATGGATCTCCAGGAAGACGACAACTTCCATCGTACCCCAACCTCGCTACCGAGATCGAGCCCTGACGAAATCATCTCGAACCGGAGTATCCATTGGCAATAGCATCCCAAG
This window harbors:
- a CDS encoding sulfatase, whose product is MKPVHSALPVLCALVVLLLHGAPAHAAKPNVLFIAVDDLACTLGCYGDVVAKSPNIDRLAAEGTCFRRAYNQLPLCNPTRASVMTGLRPDQIKVYDLDRHFRDKVPDVVTLSQAFQKAGYFTARVGKIYHYNVPAAIGTDGFDDPPSWDRTINPKGRDKAEEAQIFNAEPHRQISGALSWLAAEGTAQEQTDGMVATEAIKIMHEKKDEPFFLGVGFFRPHTPYVAPKEFFEMYPLDSLRLPYAPENDRNDIPTAALAHNCPVPNYGLDEPTLLKATQAYYACVSMVDAQIGRLLSALNELGIAENTIVVFWSDHGYHLGEHDGIWQKRTLFEQAARAPLIVHAPGQKRQGACDRIVEFVDIYPTVADLAGVETPDNLAGRSLRRLINNPHAEWNGQAITQVLRPADDRLGEMVMGCSIRTDRYRYTEWSDGKYGVELYDHHTDPNEFHNLAQDPDERAQAVMASLRIKLKKKASGKTPTVPVNPARL